One Cydia splendana chromosome 23, ilCydSple1.2, whole genome shotgun sequence DNA window includes the following coding sequences:
- the LOC134802024 gene encoding spherulin-2A-like, which translates to MAFRYLLLVLPALVHARINVEVSGKFENENSDMKVHYSGSQMDIISDQERDSFSLGDNNLKNAVNAYFGRRPNDAFLKSPTPWGDLYRTYNWNQVARTLVPKSGKVLKITSQPLIVMQQVFENNSTKPATFNVGISHSVENRVSSHWAKSAELSVEQEISYGIDIEVANLGGSTTFSYTSAWGIGAEKSEAVTIGATSSMEVLLQPGQSVTTELHATKGTIQIEMEYLASLSGAVAVNYDDVYRGHHYWALPVQTVMSHGGLKNEIMSREIIEIGFYSQSKVVVRDRKNSTKLMEVDF; encoded by the coding sequence ATGGCGTTCAGATATCTCCTCCTAGTCCTCCCTGCGCTGGTGCACGCCCGCATCAACGTGGAGGTCAGCGGCAAATTCGAGAACGAGAACTCCGACATGAAGGTCCACTACTCCGGCAGCCAGATGGACATCATCTCCGACCAGGAGCGCGACAGCTTCAGCTTAGGAGACAACAACCTTAAGAACGCCGTCAACGCCTACTTCGGCAGACGCCCTAATGACGCCTTCCTTAAAAGCCCTACTCCCTGGGGAGATCTGTACAGGACTTACAACTGGAACCAGGTTGCGAGGACCTTAGTGCCGAAAAGCGGCAAGGTTCTGAAGATCACTTCTCAGCCCCTGATCGTTATGCAGCAAGTTTTCGAGAACAACAGCACGAAGCCGGCTACTTTTAACGTTGGAATCTCACACTCCGTTGAGAACCGTGTTTCGTCTCACTGGGCCAAGAGCGCCGAGCTTTCTGTGGAACAAGAGATCAGTTATGGAATTGATATTGAGGTGGCCAATCTGGGTGGCTCTACTACCTTTAGCTACACATCCGCTTGGGGTATTGGTGCCGAGAAATCCGAAGCTGTGACAATCGGAGCTACGTCATCCATGGAAGTCTTACTCCAGCCAGGGCAATCTGTGACCACTGAGCTCCACGCTACTAAGGGCACGATTCAAATCGAGATGGAATACTTGGCCAGCCTTTCTGGAGCTGTGGCCGTCAACTATGATGATGTGTACAGGGGTCACCATTACTGGGCGCTGCCGGTGCAGACTGTCATGTCTCACGGAGGTCTAAAGAACGAGATCATGTCTCGGGAGATCATCGAGATCGGCTTCTACTCTCAGTCGAAGGTGGTAGTCCGCGATAGGAAGAACAGCACCAAATTGATGGAAGTTGATTTTTGA
- the LOC134801949 gene encoding putative surface-exposed virulence protein BigA — protein MKDTRLKPQQELNPPDVGVDDDVTVEGDADNVANEGVDDDVTVEGVAGDGDNKGVDDDVTVEGVAGDGDNKGVDDDVTVEGVAGDGDNKGVDDDVTVEGVADDADDNADKNYYIG, from the exons ATGAAGGATACCAG GCTGAAACCGCAGCAGGAGCTCAATCCACCCGATGTCGGTGTAGACGACGACGTTACCGTTGAAGGTGATGCCGACAACGTTGCTAATGAAGGTGTTGACGATGACGTTACCGTTGAAGGTGTTGCCGGCGACGGTGACAATAAAGGTGTTGACGACGACGTTACAGTTGAAGGTGTTGCCGGCGACGGTGACAATAAAGGTGTTGACGATGACGTTACCGTTGAAGGTGTTGCCGGCGACGGTGACAATAAAGGTGTTGACGACGACGTTACCGTTGAAGGTGTTGCCGATGACGCTGATGATAATGCTgataaaaattattatattgggtaG